A region of Lycium barbarum isolate Lr01 chromosome 3, ASM1917538v2, whole genome shotgun sequence DNA encodes the following proteins:
- the LOC132633493 gene encoding protein phosphatase 2C 16-like isoform X2, with product MTYIFRGGHELPQIHGNPSYMWQKDPTASLLHTESNTSWDGNSNGMKIDVGRVPLLTPAGESSGKCSLPQTILGSENGLINDEDEILSVGDDPSRINGEELLPLGANLQLSLPIAVEIEGIDNGQIVAKVISLEEKSFERMVSNTVVALPDDEITTGPTLKASVVALPLPGEKEQPVKESVKSVFELECVPLWGSVSICGKRPEMEDAVMAVPNFMKIPIKMFIGDRVIDGLSQSLSHLTSHFYGVYDGHGGSQVADYCCRRVHLALVEELKLFKDDYLVDGSARDTRQVQWEKVFTNCFLKVDDEVGGKANVDLCDDNVNTSEPIAPETVGSTAVVAVICSSHIIVANCGDSRAVLYRGKEAVALSIDHKPNREDEYARIEASGGKVIQWNGHRVFGVLAMSRSIGDRYLKPWIIPEPEVMFVPRAREDECLVLASDGLWDVMTNEEVCEVARRRILLWHKKNGTNPLPERGQGVDPAAQAAAEYLSSMALQKGSKDNISVIVVDLKAQRKFKSKC from the exons ATGACCTATATTTTCAGAGGTGGACATGAGTTGCCTCAGATCCATGGAAACCCAAGTTACATGTGGCAAAAAG ATCCTACTGCATCTTTGTTGCACACCGAGTCGAATACCAGTTGGGATGGAAATAGCAACGGTATGAAAATTGACGTTGGTAGAGTTCCCTTGTTGACCCCAGCAGGAGAAAGTTCCGGAAAATGTAGTCTACCCCAGACTATATTGGGATCTGAAAACGGCCTGATTAATGATGAAGACGAGATTTTATCCGTTGGAGACGATCCAAGTAGAATTAACGGCGAGGAGTTGTTGCCATTGGGCGCTAACTTACAGTTAAGCTTGCCAATTGCTGTTGAAATCGAGGGTATTGACAATGGACAAATTGTTGCCAAAGTCATAAGTTTGGAGGAAAAGAGTTTTGAGAGAATGGTCAGTAATACAGTAGTTGCCCTTCCAGATGATGAAATTACTACAGGCCCTACACTAAAGGCATCTGTAGTGGCTCTTCCGTTGCCCGGTGAGAAGGAGCAGCCTGTCAAAGAAAGTGTCAAGAGTGTGTTTGAATTGGAATGCGTGCCACTCTGGGGTTCTGTATCTATCTGTGGAAAGAGACCGGAGATGGAGGATGCTGTTATGGCTGTTCCTAATTTTATGAAAATTCCTATCAAGATGTTTATTGGTGATCGTGTGATTGATGGACTAAGTCAAAGTTTGAGTCACCTCACATCTCATTTTTATGGAGTATATGATGGTCATGGTGGATCTCAG GTTGCGGATTATTGCTGTAGACGTGTTCATCTAGCATTAGTTGAGGAGTTAAAACTTTTCAAAGATGATTATTTGGTGGATGGAAGCGCAAGGGATACCCGGCAGGTGCAGTGGGAGAAGGTCTTTACTAATTGCTTTCTCAAAGTTGACGATGAAGTTGGGGGAAAGGCGAACGTAGATCTCTGTGATGACAACGTAAATACCTCTGAACCTATTGCCCCAGAAACTGTTGGGTCCACAGCGGTTGTAGCGGTGATTTGTTCATCTCATATTATAGTTGCTAACTGTGGGGATTCAAGAGCAGTCCTTTATCGTGGCAAAGAAGCAGTGGCACTGTCAATTGATCACAAA CCAAACAGAGAAGATGAGTATGCCAGAATTGAAGCATCTGGTGGCAAGGTCATTCAGTGGAATGGACATCGTGTATTTGGCGTTCTTGCAATGTCAAGATCTATTG GTGACAGATATTTGAAACCATGGATTATACCCGAACCAGAAGTTATGTTTGTACCACGCGCTAGAGAAGACGAATGCCTAGTTTTAGCCAGTGACGGGTTGTGGGATGTCATGACAAATGAGGAAGTTTGTGAAGTGGCTAGACGACGGATTCTTCTCTGGCACAAAAAGAATGGGACTAACCCTCTGCCAGAAAGGGGCCAAGGAGTTGATCCTGCTGCACAAGCAGCAGCAGAGTATCTTTCGTCGATGGCTCTTCAAAAAGGGAGCAAAGACAATATCTCCGTGATTGTGGTGGACCTTAAAGCTCAAAGGAAGTTCAAAAGCAAATGTTAG
- the LOC132633493 gene encoding protein phosphatase 2C 16-like isoform X1 — protein MEEMSPAVAVTLSLSNSICCDNAAISNHVDITRLKLVTDTASLLSDPTASLLHTESNTSWDGNSNGMKIDVGRVPLLTPAGESSGKCSLPQTILGSENGLINDEDEILSVGDDPSRINGEELLPLGANLQLSLPIAVEIEGIDNGQIVAKVISLEEKSFERMVSNTVVALPDDEITTGPTLKASVVALPLPGEKEQPVKESVKSVFELECVPLWGSVSICGKRPEMEDAVMAVPNFMKIPIKMFIGDRVIDGLSQSLSHLTSHFYGVYDGHGGSQVADYCCRRVHLALVEELKLFKDDYLVDGSARDTRQVQWEKVFTNCFLKVDDEVGGKANVDLCDDNVNTSEPIAPETVGSTAVVAVICSSHIIVANCGDSRAVLYRGKEAVALSIDHKPNREDEYARIEASGGKVIQWNGHRVFGVLAMSRSIGDRYLKPWIIPEPEVMFVPRAREDECLVLASDGLWDVMTNEEVCEVARRRILLWHKKNGTNPLPERGQGVDPAAQAAAEYLSSMALQKGSKDNISVIVVDLKAQRKFKSKC, from the exons ATGGAAGAGATGTCTCCAGCTGTTGCTGTTACACTCAGCTTAAGCAACTCTATCTGTTGTGATAACGCTGCAATATCGAACCATGTAGATATCACAAGGCTCAAATTAGTCACTGACACAGCTAGCTTACTTTCAGATCCTACTGCATCTTTGTTGCACACCGAGTCGAATACCAGTTGGGATGGAAATAGCAACGGTATGAAAATTGACGTTGGTAGAGTTCCCTTGTTGACCCCAGCAGGAGAAAGTTCCGGAAAATGTAGTCTACCCCAGACTATATTGGGATCTGAAAACGGCCTGATTAATGATGAAGACGAGATTTTATCCGTTGGAGACGATCCAAGTAGAATTAACGGCGAGGAGTTGTTGCCATTGGGCGCTAACTTACAGTTAAGCTTGCCAATTGCTGTTGAAATCGAGGGTATTGACAATGGACAAATTGTTGCCAAAGTCATAAGTTTGGAGGAAAAGAGTTTTGAGAGAATGGTCAGTAATACAGTAGTTGCCCTTCCAGATGATGAAATTACTACAGGCCCTACACTAAAGGCATCTGTAGTGGCTCTTCCGTTGCCCGGTGAGAAGGAGCAGCCTGTCAAAGAAAGTGTCAAGAGTGTGTTTGAATTGGAATGCGTGCCACTCTGGGGTTCTGTATCTATCTGTGGAAAGAGACCGGAGATGGAGGATGCTGTTATGGCTGTTCCTAATTTTATGAAAATTCCTATCAAGATGTTTATTGGTGATCGTGTGATTGATGGACTAAGTCAAAGTTTGAGTCACCTCACATCTCATTTTTATGGAGTATATGATGGTCATGGTGGATCTCAG GTTGCGGATTATTGCTGTAGACGTGTTCATCTAGCATTAGTTGAGGAGTTAAAACTTTTCAAAGATGATTATTTGGTGGATGGAAGCGCAAGGGATACCCGGCAGGTGCAGTGGGAGAAGGTCTTTACTAATTGCTTTCTCAAAGTTGACGATGAAGTTGGGGGAAAGGCGAACGTAGATCTCTGTGATGACAACGTAAATACCTCTGAACCTATTGCCCCAGAAACTGTTGGGTCCACAGCGGTTGTAGCGGTGATTTGTTCATCTCATATTATAGTTGCTAACTGTGGGGATTCAAGAGCAGTCCTTTATCGTGGCAAAGAAGCAGTGGCACTGTCAATTGATCACAAA CCAAACAGAGAAGATGAGTATGCCAGAATTGAAGCATCTGGTGGCAAGGTCATTCAGTGGAATGGACATCGTGTATTTGGCGTTCTTGCAATGTCAAGATCTATTG GTGACAGATATTTGAAACCATGGATTATACCCGAACCAGAAGTTATGTTTGTACCACGCGCTAGAGAAGACGAATGCCTAGTTTTAGCCAGTGACGGGTTGTGGGATGTCATGACAAATGAGGAAGTTTGTGAAGTGGCTAGACGACGGATTCTTCTCTGGCACAAAAAGAATGGGACTAACCCTCTGCCAGAAAGGGGCCAAGGAGTTGATCCTGCTGCACAAGCAGCAGCAGAGTATCTTTCGTCGATGGCTCTTCAAAAAGGGAGCAAAGACAATATCTCCGTGATTGTGGTGGACCTTAAAGCTCAAAGGAAGTTCAAAAGCAAATGTTAG
- the LOC132634388 gene encoding putative lipid-transfer protein DIR1 yields the protein MEHYLGKKTVTLALVAIVLSSVSIEVSQAQGICNVSGEGLMSCKPSVTPPNPSAPTAQCCSALAKADMGCLCAYKNSQWLPSLGIDPKLAMQLPEKCKLPNAPHC from the coding sequence ATGGAGCATTACTTGGGCAAAAAAACTGTGACTTTGGCTTTGGTTGCCATAGTGTTAAGCAGTGTTAGTATAGAGGTGTCACAGGCACAAGGAATATGTAACGTTTCAGGTGAAGGTTTAATGTCATGCAAACCATCAGTGACTCCCCCTAATCCCTCGGCGCCTACAGCACAGTGCTGTAGCGCGCTGGCAAAGGCAGACATGGGCTGCCTTTGCGCTTACAAGAATTCCCAGTGGTTGCCTTCTCTGGGAATCGATCCTAAACTCGCAATGCAGCTCCCTGAGAAATGCAAACTCCCTAATGCTCCCCATTGTTAA
- the LOC132633493 gene encoding protein phosphatase 2C 16-like isoform X3: protein MKIDVGRVPLLTPAGESSGKCSLPQTILGSENGLINDEDEILSVGDDPSRINGEELLPLGANLQLSLPIAVEIEGIDNGQIVAKVISLEEKSFERMVSNTVVALPDDEITTGPTLKASVVALPLPGEKEQPVKESVKSVFELECVPLWGSVSICGKRPEMEDAVMAVPNFMKIPIKMFIGDRVIDGLSQSLSHLTSHFYGVYDGHGGSQVADYCCRRVHLALVEELKLFKDDYLVDGSARDTRQVQWEKVFTNCFLKVDDEVGGKANVDLCDDNVNTSEPIAPETVGSTAVVAVICSSHIIVANCGDSRAVLYRGKEAVALSIDHKPNREDEYARIEASGGKVIQWNGHRVFGVLAMSRSIGDRYLKPWIIPEPEVMFVPRAREDECLVLASDGLWDVMTNEEVCEVARRRILLWHKKNGTNPLPERGQGVDPAAQAAAEYLSSMALQKGSKDNISVIVVDLKAQRKFKSKC, encoded by the exons ATGAAAATTGACGTTGGTAGAGTTCCCTTGTTGACCCCAGCAGGAGAAAGTTCCGGAAAATGTAGTCTACCCCAGACTATATTGGGATCTGAAAACGGCCTGATTAATGATGAAGACGAGATTTTATCCGTTGGAGACGATCCAAGTAGAATTAACGGCGAGGAGTTGTTGCCATTGGGCGCTAACTTACAGTTAAGCTTGCCAATTGCTGTTGAAATCGAGGGTATTGACAATGGACAAATTGTTGCCAAAGTCATAAGTTTGGAGGAAAAGAGTTTTGAGAGAATGGTCAGTAATACAGTAGTTGCCCTTCCAGATGATGAAATTACTACAGGCCCTACACTAAAGGCATCTGTAGTGGCTCTTCCGTTGCCCGGTGAGAAGGAGCAGCCTGTCAAAGAAAGTGTCAAGAGTGTGTTTGAATTGGAATGCGTGCCACTCTGGGGTTCTGTATCTATCTGTGGAAAGAGACCGGAGATGGAGGATGCTGTTATGGCTGTTCCTAATTTTATGAAAATTCCTATCAAGATGTTTATTGGTGATCGTGTGATTGATGGACTAAGTCAAAGTTTGAGTCACCTCACATCTCATTTTTATGGAGTATATGATGGTCATGGTGGATCTCAG GTTGCGGATTATTGCTGTAGACGTGTTCATCTAGCATTAGTTGAGGAGTTAAAACTTTTCAAAGATGATTATTTGGTGGATGGAAGCGCAAGGGATACCCGGCAGGTGCAGTGGGAGAAGGTCTTTACTAATTGCTTTCTCAAAGTTGACGATGAAGTTGGGGGAAAGGCGAACGTAGATCTCTGTGATGACAACGTAAATACCTCTGAACCTATTGCCCCAGAAACTGTTGGGTCCACAGCGGTTGTAGCGGTGATTTGTTCATCTCATATTATAGTTGCTAACTGTGGGGATTCAAGAGCAGTCCTTTATCGTGGCAAAGAAGCAGTGGCACTGTCAATTGATCACAAA CCAAACAGAGAAGATGAGTATGCCAGAATTGAAGCATCTGGTGGCAAGGTCATTCAGTGGAATGGACATCGTGTATTTGGCGTTCTTGCAATGTCAAGATCTATTG GTGACAGATATTTGAAACCATGGATTATACCCGAACCAGAAGTTATGTTTGTACCACGCGCTAGAGAAGACGAATGCCTAGTTTTAGCCAGTGACGGGTTGTGGGATGTCATGACAAATGAGGAAGTTTGTGAAGTGGCTAGACGACGGATTCTTCTCTGGCACAAAAAGAATGGGACTAACCCTCTGCCAGAAAGGGGCCAAGGAGTTGATCCTGCTGCACAAGCAGCAGCAGAGTATCTTTCGTCGATGGCTCTTCAAAAAGGGAGCAAAGACAATATCTCCGTGATTGTGGTGGACCTTAAAGCTCAAAGGAAGTTCAAAAGCAAATGTTAG
- the LOC132633496 gene encoding threonine synthase, chloroplastic, translating to MAASSCMLRSSFLSHCPQLHHQSNTPKSNNYFFNPIKATASTNDAITPSPQPQKHRRHADENIREEAARRNSSSHNFSARYVPFNADPSSDEWYSLDEIVYRSRSGGLLDVQHDMNALKKFDGQYWRNLFDSRVGKTTWPYGSGVWSKKEWVLPEIDSDDIVSAFEGNSNLFWAERFGKQFLGMTDLWVKHCGISHTGSFKDLGMTVLVSQVNRLRKMHKPVVGVGCASTGDTSAALSAYCASAGIPSIVFLPANKISMAQLVQPIANGAFVLSIDTDFDGCMQLIREVTAELPIYLANSLNSLRLEGQKTAAIEILQQFDWEVPEWVIVPGGNLGNIYAFYKGFQMCKELGLVDRIPRLVCAQAANANPLYLHYKSGWKDFKAVKANTTFASAIQIGDPVSIDRAVFALQNCNGIVEEATEEELMDAMAQADSTGMFICPHTGVALTALFKLRNSGVINPTDRTVVVSTAHGLKFTQSKIDYHSKEIKDMECRFANPPMEVKADFGSVMDVLKSYLLSKNSKQ from the exons ATGGCGGCTTCTTCTTGCATGCTCAGATCCTCTTTCCTCTCTCATTGTCCTCAACTTCATCATCAATCAAATACTCCTAAATCCAATAATTACTTCTTCAATCCAATTAAAGCTACAGCATCTACAAATGACGCAATTACCCCTTCTCCTCAACCGCAGAAACACCGCCGCCACGCCGATGAGAACATCCGTGAAGAGGCGGCGCGCCGCAACAGCTCCTCCCACAATTTCTCCGCCAG GTATGTGCCTTTTAATGCTGATCCCAGCTCTGATGAATGGTATTCTCTAGATGAAATTGTGTATCGAAGCCGCTCCGGTGGATTACTTGATGTTCAGCATGATATGAATGCGTTAAAGAAGTTTGATGGCCAGTATTGGCGCAACCTGTTTGATTCTCGTGTTGGTAAGACCACTTGGCCTTATGGATCAGGTGTTTGGTCTAAGAAGGAATGGGTCCTACCTGAAATTGATAGTGATGATATTGTTAGTGCTTTTGAAGGAAACTCTAATCTGTTTTGGGCTGAGCGTTTTGGCAAACAGTTCCTAGGCATGACTGATTTGTGGGTTAAACACTGTGGAATCAGCCATACTGGTAGCTTTAAGGATCTTGGCATGACTGTTTTGGTGAGTCAAGTAAATCGGTTGCGGAAAATGCATAAACCGGTTGTTGGCGTTGGCTGTGCTTCCACCGGAGACACGTCAGCTGCGTTGTCCGCTTACTGTGCATCTGCAGGCATTCCATCGATCGTATTTCTGCCTGCAAATAAGATATCCATGGCGCAATTGGTTCAACCAATAGCAAATGGGGCTTTTGTGTTGAGTATCGACACTGATTTTGATGGTTGTATGCAGTTGATTCGCGAAGTCACTGCTGAGTTGCCTATTTACTTGGCTAATTCATTGAATAGTTTGAGGTTGGAAGGACAAAAGACTGCAGCAATCGAGATTTTGCAGCAGTTTGATTGGGAAGTCCCGGAGTGGGTGATAGTTCCTGGTGGGAACTTGGGCAACATATATGCATTTTATAAAGGTTTTCAGATGTGCAAAGAGTTGGGGCTCGTGGATCGCATCCCTAGGCTCGTTTGTGCTCAAGCTGCCAACGCTAATCCGCTTTACTTGCATTACAAATCCGGTTGGAAAGACTTCAAAGCTGTGAAGGCGAACACAACATTTGCATCTGCCATACAGATTGGTGACCCAGTTTCTATAGACAGAGCTGTTTTTGCCCTGCAGAACTGCAACGGAATAGTGGAGGAGGCAACAGAAGAGGAGTTGATGGATGCTATGGCTCAAGCGGACTCGACTGGGATGTTCATTTGCCCACATACTGGTGTGGCATTGACTGCGTTGTTCAAATTGAGAAACAGTGGAGTCATTAATCCCACTGATAGGACAGTGGTTGTGAGTACAGCTCATGGATTGAAGTTTACTCAATCCAAGATTGATTACCACTCTAAGGAAATAAAGGACATGGAATGTCGGTTTGCTAACCCACCTATGGAAGTGAAAGCAGATTTTGGATCAGTTATGGATGTTCTGAAGAGCTATTTGTTGAGCAAAAATTCCAAGCAATGA
- the LOC132633495 gene encoding formin-like protein 20, with amino-acid sequence MADDGENLTPFWLQNSNDLRRTERLRHRLSELFFNAGLLLIILLVAAIFFLVFIVPSTLSFTSNIFRPSNVKKSWDSVNVVLVLVAVIFGFLSRNKNEERNPNEYQQISSPINRNEVQKSNPSTPNSRWFNEIRNPNPTTPRTWFDNVDRNSFNNNGGGPGLRRSSSSYPDLTEVSPRWISGEDHWRFYDDTHVDAYRFSDPGQLHRPRSWRDVDPSPEPDIIKTIYEDHLESIKVPTFTQPASIPPVLSPPSPPLPVPAPVYEEKVMRTSRSVPRKSERTTKQRENYETEGIKVIMVPATLPQPPPAPAPIYEETVKKASHSVPRKKERRNRSRSVDNFDAPVTFSPPPPPPLPHYVEPRSSKSDKKRGGASATKEFINSLYHKKKRKNRSKSVDNFDALLHKSEPPPLHFQYPATSTPPPPPPPPPPPPPPPSLFQNLFTSKKTRRKKNAPPPPPPPPPRVKAVPIRISRPNVQNAPITGTPAPEPVKVKSFESVEENSNSGGESPLRPIPPPPPPPPFFRKQHAWKFVVEGDYVRIDSTVSSRSGSPEPEDSDSAVSTPTEENIGGGERTAFAPPPPLFCPSPDVNTKAENFISKFRAGLKLEKINSIKKSNLGPGVGQS; translated from the exons ATGGCAGATGATGGGGAAAACTTGACCCCATTTTGGCTACAAAACTCCAACGATCTCCGCCGTACAGAGCGGCTCCGCCACCGGTTATCGGAGCTCTTCTTTAACGCCGGTCTCTTGCTCATCATTCTATTAGTAGCAGCAATTTTCTTCTTAGTTTTCATAGTTCCTTCTACTCTCTCTTTTACTAGTAATATATTTAGACCAAGCAATGTAAAGAAAAGCTGGGATTCTGTTAATGTAGTGCTAGTTCTAGTTGCTGTGATTTTTGGTTTTCTCAGCAGAAACAAGAATGAAGAAAGAAATCCTAATGAGTATCAACAAATTAGTTCTCCAATTAACAGAAATGAAGTTCAGAAATCGAATCCATCAACACCAAATAGTCGATGGTTTAACGAAATTCGAAATCCAAATCCAACGACACCACGCACATGGTTCGATAATGTAGACAGGAATTCCTTTAACAATAATGGTGGTGGGCCTGGTTTGAGGAGGAGTTCTAGTTCATATCCCGATTTGACTGAAGTATCGCCACGGTGGATCTCCGGTGAAGATCATTGGCGATTCTACGACGATACTCATGTTGATGCTTATCGATTTTCCGATCCAGGTCAGCTTCATCGCCCTCGTAGCTGGAGAGATGTTGATCCTTCTCCTGAACCTGATATCATTAAAACTATCTATGAAGATCATTTAGAATCCATTAAGGTGCCCACATTTACTCAACCAGCTTCAATTCCACCGGTGCTATCACCACCATCTCCACCCTTACCAGTTCCAGCACCAGTATATGAGGAAAAAGTGATGAGAACATCTCGTAGTGTTCCGCGTAAAAGTGAGAGAACAACTAAGCAGAGGGAAAATTATGAGACCGAAGGAATTAAAGTTATTATGGTACCGGCAACACTTCCTCAACCGCCACCAGCTCCTGCACCAATATATGAGGAGACAGTGAAGAAAGCATCTCATAGTGTTCCCCgtaaaaaggaaagaagaaacaGGTCAAGGAGTGTGGATAATTTTGATGCACCGGTGACGTTTTCTCCACCACCACCTCCGCCATTGCCACATTACGTGGAGCCAAGGAGCAGTAAAAGTGATAAGAAAAGAGGTGGTGCAAGTGCTACAAAGGAGTTTATTAACTCATTGTATcacaaaaagaagagaaaaaacagGTCAAAAAGTGTTGACAATTTTGATGCTCTACTACACAAATCAGAACCTCCACCTCTCCATTTCCAATATCCGGCGACATCCACTCCTCCACCGCCGCCTCCGCCTCCGCCACCACCACCGCCACCTCCTTCTCTGTTTCAAAACTTATTCACATCCAAGAAAACCAGAAGAAAGAAAAATGCGCCGCCGCCGCCACCACCACCACCGCCCCGTGTCAAGGCGGTGCCGATCAGGATATCAAGACCAAATGTCCAAAATGCCCCAATCACCGGAACTCCAGCACCAGAGCCAGTGAAG GTAAAAAGCTTTGAAAGTGTGGAGGAGAACTCAAACAGCGGAGGAGAATCGCCATTGAGACCAATTCCACCACCGCCGCCGCCGCCACCGTTCTTCAGAAAACAACATGCCTGGAAATTCGTAGTAGAAGGCGACTACGTGAGAATAGACAGCACTGTCAGCTCACGTTCAGGTTCGCCTGAACCTGAAGATAGTGATTCCGCCGTCAGCACTCCAACGGAGGAAAACATTGGCGGCGGTGAACGGACAGCGTTTGCGCCTCCACCGCCATTGTTCTGTCCAAGCCCGGACGTAAACACAAAAGCTGAAAACTTTATATCAAAGTTTAGAGCTGGATTAAAACTAGAGAAGATCAACTCCATCAAGAAATCTAATCTGGGTCCAGGAGTAGGCCAGAGTTAG
- the LOC132634387 gene encoding putative lipid-transfer protein DIR1 produces MEHYLGKKIVTLALAAIVLSSVSIEVSQAQGICNVSGEGLMSCKPSVTPPNPSAPTAQCCSALAKADMGCLCAYKNSQWLPSLGIDPKLAMQLPEKCKLPNAPHC; encoded by the coding sequence ATGGAGCATTACTTGGGCAAAAAAATTGTGACTTTGGCTTTGGCTGCCATAGTGTTAAGCAGTGTTAGTATAGAGGTGTCACAGGCACAAGGAATATGTAACGTTTCAGGTGAAGGTTTAATGTCATGCAAACCATCAGTGACTCCCCCTAATCCCTCAGCGCCTACAGCTCAGTGTTGTAGCGCGCTGGCAAAGGCAGACATGGGCTGCCTTTGCGCTTACAAGAATTCCCAGTGGTTGCCGTCTCTGGGAATCGATCCTAAACTCGCAATGCAGCTCCCTGAGAAATGCAAACTCCCTAATGCTCCCCATTGTTGA
- the LOC132634386 gene encoding putative lipid-transfer protein DIR1, which produces MEHYLAKKIVTLVLVAIVFISSASIEVSRAQGICNMTGEELMSCKPSVTPPNPPAPTAKCCSALAKADMGCLCSYKNSQWLPSLGIDPKLAIQLPEKCKLPNPPRC; this is translated from the coding sequence aTGGAGCATTATCTGGCCAAAAAGATTGTGACATTGGTTTTGGTTGCTATTGTGTTTATTAGCAGTGCTAGTATAGAGGTGTCGCGGGCACAAGGAATATGTAACATGACGGGCGAAGAATTGATGTCTTGCAAGCCATCGGTCACACCTCCTAATCCGCCTGCGCCTACAGCCAAGTGCTGTAGCGCACTGGCAAAGGCAGACATGGGCTGCCTTTGCTCTTACAAAAATTCTCAGTGGTTGCCTTCTTTGGGAATCGATCCTAAACTTGCAATTCAGCTTCCTGAGAAATGCAAACTCCCTAATCCTCCCCGTTGCTAA
- the LOC132633493 gene encoding protein phosphatase 2C 16-like isoform X4, whose protein sequence is MEEMSPAVAVTLSLSNSICCDNAAISNHVDITRLKLVTDTASLLSDPTASLLHTESNTSWDGNSNGMKIDVGRVPLLTPAGESSGKCSLPQTILGSENGLINDEDEILSVGDDPSRINGEELLPLGANLQLSLPIAVEIEGIDNGQIVAKVISLEEKSFERMVSNTVVALPDDEITTGPTLKASVVALPLPGEKEQPVKESVKSVFELECVPLWGSVSICGKRPEMEDAVMAVPNFMKIPIKMFIGDRVIDGLSQSLSHLTSHFYGVYDGHGGSQVADYCCRRVHLALVEELKLFKDDYLVDGSARDTRQVQWEKVFTNCFLKVDDEVGGKANVDLCDDNVNTSEPIAPETVGSTAVVAVICSSHIIVANCGDSRAVLYRGKEAVALSIDHKERMRLMHYHLTLLPCMYSFTSQTEKMSMPELKHLVARSFSGMDIVYLAFLQCQDLLVTDI, encoded by the exons ATGGAAGAGATGTCTCCAGCTGTTGCTGTTACACTCAGCTTAAGCAACTCTATCTGTTGTGATAACGCTGCAATATCGAACCATGTAGATATCACAAGGCTCAAATTAGTCACTGACACAGCTAGCTTACTTTCAGATCCTACTGCATCTTTGTTGCACACCGAGTCGAATACCAGTTGGGATGGAAATAGCAACGGTATGAAAATTGACGTTGGTAGAGTTCCCTTGTTGACCCCAGCAGGAGAAAGTTCCGGAAAATGTAGTCTACCCCAGACTATATTGGGATCTGAAAACGGCCTGATTAATGATGAAGACGAGATTTTATCCGTTGGAGACGATCCAAGTAGAATTAACGGCGAGGAGTTGTTGCCATTGGGCGCTAACTTACAGTTAAGCTTGCCAATTGCTGTTGAAATCGAGGGTATTGACAATGGACAAATTGTTGCCAAAGTCATAAGTTTGGAGGAAAAGAGTTTTGAGAGAATGGTCAGTAATACAGTAGTTGCCCTTCCAGATGATGAAATTACTACAGGCCCTACACTAAAGGCATCTGTAGTGGCTCTTCCGTTGCCCGGTGAGAAGGAGCAGCCTGTCAAAGAAAGTGTCAAGAGTGTGTTTGAATTGGAATGCGTGCCACTCTGGGGTTCTGTATCTATCTGTGGAAAGAGACCGGAGATGGAGGATGCTGTTATGGCTGTTCCTAATTTTATGAAAATTCCTATCAAGATGTTTATTGGTGATCGTGTGATTGATGGACTAAGTCAAAGTTTGAGTCACCTCACATCTCATTTTTATGGAGTATATGATGGTCATGGTGGATCTCAG GTTGCGGATTATTGCTGTAGACGTGTTCATCTAGCATTAGTTGAGGAGTTAAAACTTTTCAAAGATGATTATTTGGTGGATGGAAGCGCAAGGGATACCCGGCAGGTGCAGTGGGAGAAGGTCTTTACTAATTGCTTTCTCAAAGTTGACGATGAAGTTGGGGGAAAGGCGAACGTAGATCTCTGTGATGACAACGTAAATACCTCTGAACCTATTGCCCCAGAAACTGTTGGGTCCACAGCGGTTGTAGCGGTGATTTGTTCATCTCATATTATAGTTGCTAACTGTGGGGATTCAAGAGCAGTCCTTTATCGTGGCAAAGAAGCAGTGGCACTGTCAATTGATCACAAA GAAAGAATGCGGTTGATGCATTACCATCTCACTCTTTTACCTTGTATGTATTCTTTTACCAGCCAAACAGAGAAGATGAGTATGCCAGAATTGAAGCATCTGGTGGCAAGGTCATTCAGTGGAATGGACATCGTGTATTTGGCGTTCTTGCAATGTCAAGATCTATTG GTGACAGATATTTGA